From the Manihot esculenta cultivar AM560-2 chromosome 3, M.esculenta_v8, whole genome shotgun sequence genome, one window contains:
- the LOC110612442 gene encoding protein SULFUR DEFICIENCY-INDUCED 2 isoform X2: MLVQKDPEAAIVLFWKAINAGDKVDSALKDMAVVMKQQDRAEEAIEAIKSFRHCCSKQAQESLDNVLIDLYKKCGRIEEQIELLKQKLRMIYEGETFNGKLTKMARSHGKKFQVTIKQETSRILGNLGWAYMQQGSYSAAEFVYRKAQSIDPDANKACNLCLCLIKQTRYAEAHSVLDDVLQGKLSRSDDPKSRNRAKELLHELETCQSSLVCSKSPGLRLEDAFVEGLDQLMKQCAPYRSRRLPIFEEISPYRDQLAC; this comes from the exons ATG CTAGTTCAAAAGGATCCAGAAGCGGCAATAGTTTTGTTTTGGAAGGCGATAAACGCTGGAGATAAAGTAGATAGTGCCCTCAAAGACATGGCAGTAGTTATGAAACAGCAGGATCGAGCAGAGGAAGCAATTGAAGCTATAAAATCTTTTAGGCATTGCTGCTCCAAGCAAGCCCAAGAATCACTAGACAATGTTCTCATTGACTTGTACAAG AAATGTGGGAGAATTGAGGAACAGATAGAACTTTTGAAGCAGAAGCTTCGGATGATCTATGAAGGAGAAACCTTCAATGGAAAGCTTACTAAAATGGCTCGCTCTCATGGGAAGAAATTCCAGGTTACCATCAAGCAGGAGACGTCTCGGATACTG GGAAACTTGGGTTGGGCATACATGCAGCAAGGAAGTTATTCGGCAGCAGAATTTGTGTACCGGAAGGCTCAATCGATCGATCCTGACGCTAACAAGGCTTGCAACTTGTGTTTGTGCCTTATCAAGCAGACACGATATGCAGAGGCACATTCAGTCCTTGACGATGTATTGCAGGGTAAGCTTTCGCGATCTGATGATCCCAAGTCCAGAAACCGTGCCAAAGAGTTGCTTCATGAATTAGAAACGTGCCAATCATCACTTGTATGCTCAAAATCACCGGGGTTAAGGTTAGAAGATGCTTTTGTAGAAGGACTTGACCAGTTGATGAAGCAATGTGCCCCATATAGATCAAGGAGACTTCCCATCTTTGAAGAGATCTCTCCTTATAGAGATCAATTAGCCTGTTGA
- the LOC110612442 gene encoding protein SULFUR DEFICIENCY-INDUCED 2 isoform X1 produces the protein MNPGKGEKLSNHNRNNHQELPYRVIHKLPPGDSPYVRAKHVQLVQKDPEAAIVLFWKAINAGDKVDSALKDMAVVMKQQDRAEEAIEAIKSFRHCCSKQAQESLDNVLIDLYKKCGRIEEQIELLKQKLRMIYEGETFNGKLTKMARSHGKKFQVTIKQETSRILGNLGWAYMQQGSYSAAEFVYRKAQSIDPDANKACNLCLCLIKQTRYAEAHSVLDDVLQGKLSRSDDPKSRNRAKELLHELETCQSSLVCSKSPGLRLEDAFVEGLDQLMKQCAPYRSRRLPIFEEISPYRDQLAC, from the exons ATGAACCCAGGAAAAGGAGAGAAGCTTAGTAATCATAATCGTAACAATCATCAAGAGCTTCCTTACCGTGTCATTCATAAGCTTCCTCCTGGTGATAGCCCTTATGTTAGAGCCAAGCATGTTCAG CTAGTTCAAAAGGATCCAGAAGCGGCAATAGTTTTGTTTTGGAAGGCGATAAACGCTGGAGATAAAGTAGATAGTGCCCTCAAAGACATGGCAGTAGTTATGAAACAGCAGGATCGAGCAGAGGAAGCAATTGAAGCTATAAAATCTTTTAGGCATTGCTGCTCCAAGCAAGCCCAAGAATCACTAGACAATGTTCTCATTGACTTGTACAAG AAATGTGGGAGAATTGAGGAACAGATAGAACTTTTGAAGCAGAAGCTTCGGATGATCTATGAAGGAGAAACCTTCAATGGAAAGCTTACTAAAATGGCTCGCTCTCATGGGAAGAAATTCCAGGTTACCATCAAGCAGGAGACGTCTCGGATACTG GGAAACTTGGGTTGGGCATACATGCAGCAAGGAAGTTATTCGGCAGCAGAATTTGTGTACCGGAAGGCTCAATCGATCGATCCTGACGCTAACAAGGCTTGCAACTTGTGTTTGTGCCTTATCAAGCAGACACGATATGCAGAGGCACATTCAGTCCTTGACGATGTATTGCAGGGTAAGCTTTCGCGATCTGATGATCCCAAGTCCAGAAACCGTGCCAAAGAGTTGCTTCATGAATTAGAAACGTGCCAATCATCACTTGTATGCTCAAAATCACCGGGGTTAAGGTTAGAAGATGCTTTTGTAGAAGGACTTGACCAGTTGATGAAGCAATGTGCCCCATATAGATCAAGGAGACTTCCCATCTTTGAAGAGATCTCTCCTTATAGAGATCAATTAGCCTGTTGA